One Peptococcaceae bacterium genomic window, GCATGACATCACCCCGCTAAACCAGGTTATCGCTGTCCCCTTTTATATTCTTGATCAGAGTTCGATAATCCTCCAAATATCTTTTTATTTCTTGAGCTGGTTTTCGACGATTTGCGGAACCCCGGCCAATGCTTCTTCCAGTTTGGACGGGTCTTTGCCTCCGGCCTGGGCCATATCGGGCCTGCCGCCTCCGCCTCCGCCCGTCTTTTTCGCTACTTCCCTAATAATATTACCCGCATGCACGCCTCTTGGCAAGAGATCGCCTGTAGCCGCAGCAACAAAACTGACCTTTTCGTCTATGATCGCTCCCAGTACTACTATGCCCGAATTTAGTTTGTCTCTAAACATATCGGCCATGTTTCTCAACGAATCCATATCGCGGGCCTCGACCCTGCAGGCCAGTACGGGCACACCCATGACCATCACCGCCTTGTTGAGATATTCCTCGACCTGGCCCTTGGCCACACGGGTTTCAAGCCTTTCCAGCGCCTTTTCCTTTTGTCTGATCTCTTCCAGGAGCGCTTCCACGCGCTGCTCCAATTCGTGACGCGGTGCTTTTAAGACGGAAGAAAGCCTGTCCAGCAATTCCTCGTCTTCATCCAGGCGTTTTTTGACCCCTGCGCCCGTGAGGGCTTCAATGCGCCGGAGTCCCGCTCCAACGGCCCCCTCCCCCGTGATCTTGAACAAACCAACCTGGCTGGTATTCCTGACATGAGTTCCTCCGCACAGTTCCCTGCTGAAACCCGGCACTTCTACAACCCTTACCACCTCGCCGTACTTTTCGCCGAACAAGGCAATGGCCCCGGCCTCCCTGGCCTTGTCCCTGCTCATCTCCTCCGCTCGCACATCGATGGCGGCCAGTATTTTTTCATTGACCAGTTCCTCCACTTTTTTCAATTCCTCCGGGGTGACCGCTCCAAAGTGGCTGAAGTCAAAGCGCAGTCTCTGTGGTTCCACGGCTGAGCCGGACTGGTGAACGTGCTCGCCCAGCACGCCGCGCAGAGCGCTGTGCAGAAGGTGAGTCGCGGTATGGTTCCGTTCCGTCGCGGCGCGAAGCTGGGGATCAACCGACATGGTTACCGTTTCTCCCTGCCCAATCCTACCGGTGACGATTCCCGCATGGACGTACTTGCCGTCAGGCATTTTTTGTGTTGAATTTATGCTCACGCTGCCGCCCGCGGCAGCAGCCAGCCCACGGTCTCCAACCTGCCCGCCGCCTTCGGCATAAAAAGGCGTGCGGTCGACTATCAGGTATACTTCATCGCCGTCGCTTGCTTCCTTAATGAGTTCCCCGTCTTTGATCAAGGCCAGAACGCGCGCTTTTACGTTCAATGTTTCATACCCGGTGAATTCTGTCGCCGGTAAATCGCCGGCCAAGTTTTTCACTGTTAGGGCAAGATCCCATGCCCTGCTTTCCTGGCGGGCTGCCCTTGCTCTTTCCCGTTGCGCTTCCATGGCCCTGTTAAAACCGGCTAAATCGACTTTAAGGCCGGCTTCCTCTGCAATGTCCTGGGACAAGTCCAGGGGAAAGCCAAAAGTGTCATAAAGGCGAAATACTTCTTCTCCCGGCAGGGTGTCCCCACCCTTTCCCCTGATGCTGCCGATTATTTCCTGGGCCAGCCTGAGTCCGTCGTTGAGGGTCTCGTGGAATCGCTCTTCTTCGCTGCACATCACTTTAGCCACGTAGTCGCTGTTGCCCTTTATATCCGGGTATGCCCCTTCCATCAAACCGACCACGACCGGAACCAGGTTATACATGAACGGCTTCTCAATTCCCAGCACCTTGCCGAAGCGGACAGCTCTCCGCAGAATACGGCGCAGGACGTATCCCCTGCCCTCGTTCCCGGGCAAGACCCCGTCGCTTACCAGGAATGTGCAGGAACGGATGTGATCGGCAATCACCCTGAACGGGAAACCGCGCTGGTCTTTGAAGTACTGTTTCCCGCAAAGGTCTTCGATAGCCTTGATTACTGGCTTGAGCAGGTCGGTTTCATAATTGCTGTCCACGTTCTGGATGACGGAAGTTATGCGCTCCAGTCCCATGCCTGTATCTATGCTGGGCCGGGGCAAGGGGGTAAGTTTACCTTCAGCGTCACGATTGAACTGCATGAACACCAGGTTCCAGATTTCCAGATACCGGTCGCAGTCGCAGGAACCTATGCCACAGTTTGGCCCGCACGTGTATTTTTCGCCGCGGTCAATCAGTATTTCGCTGCAGGGCCCGCACGGTCCGGTGTCTCCCATCGCCCAGAAGTTGTCCTTTTCGCCCATGCGGATTATCCTCCCGGCAGGAACCGGCGTCAGTTCCCTCCAAAGCTGGAAGGCTTCGTCATCATCCTCGTAAATGGTCACATACAACTTGTCTTCCGGCAGGCCGAGCGTCGCGGTAAGAAACTCCCAGGCGAAGGCAATGGCTTCCTTTTTGAAATAGTCGCCAAAAGAGAAATTTCCCAGCATTTCAAAGAATGTATGGTGGCGCGCGGTTCTTCCTACCGTCTCCAGGTCGTTGTGCTTTCCACCGGCCCGTACGCATTTTTGGGAAGTGACGGCACGTTTATACGGCCTTCTCTCCAATCCCAAAAAGAGGTCCTTGAACTGGTTCATCCCGGCATTGGTAAAAAGAAGTGTCGGATCATTGTGGGGGACTAGCGAAGAACTGCTCACCCGCGTATGGCCCTTGCTCTCGAAGTAGGCCAGGAATTTTTCCCGGATCTCATTACCGCTCAACATAAACCGTACCTCCCAAGAACATAAACCTAAAAAGTAAACTCCCACCGCCAACACTTCCGTGTCAGGAACGGGAGTTTCCAGCATCCAGTCCTGTCTGCCGCTACACGGCGATTGCCTAAGAAACGACTTTTTTATTTTCCAGGATATGCAATGAGTTAATTATACGAAAACGCCGCTTTTTTGTCAACGAAACCAAACGCCTGCTACAGCAGACGCCAGTAAAGGTGTTTAAGCAGGACCTTGATGACTCCGGCAAGCGGCACAGCGAACAGCATGCCCATAAAACCCCAGAGCTGCCCGGCCGCCAGCAGAGAAAAAATAATTACAAGCGGGTGAAGACCCACGCTGTCTCCCAAAACCCTCGGGGAAATGATGTTTCCTTCGATTTGCTGGATTAGGATCATAACACCCAGCACGTAAAGGGCCATCCACCTCGATTTGGTCAACGCCAGGAGGACTGCCGGAACAGCGGATATTACTGCGCCAAAGTAAGGGATTAGATTGGCCAAGCCAACCACCAGACCGATAAGTAGCGGGAAATCCATACCAATCAAGACCATCCCCAGCGTGGTCATAACCGCGACTATGATCGACACCAGGATATTGCCGCGGATAAATCTCTTGATCACCTGGTTTGCTTCGCTTCCCACAACGACCAGGCCGCGGCGCCACCGTGCCGGCACAACTTTCAGGATGCCGCGGCCAAAACGATTAAACTCAAGCAAAAAATAAAAACTTAAAACCGGGGCCAAAACAAGGTTAAAGGCCTGAGAAAACAGGCCCAACAGAATCCGGGCGGTTCCCTCCACCAGGCCCGCAGCCATCTCTCCCATCCCTCGCAGTGTCTCATCGATAACCAGCCGGATGCTGTCCGGAAGAGGAAGCCGGTTGTACCCGTCCTGCATCCCCCTTAACACATCCTGAAATTCCCTGGTATACCGGGGCAGCGAATCGACCAGCCGGTTAAGGTCCGCCAGCAAGGCTGGAAACCCATACAAGACGGTGACGGCAATAGCTCCTGTAACAAGAATGTAGATTAAAGCTACAGAAACACCTCTTTGCATCCCCTTGTTTTCCAGGACATCGACAAAGGGGTCGAGAACGTAAGCCATCAGAAAGCCGATAACGAACGGCACCAGCACCTGCCGGACAGCAAAGAAAAACCAGGCCAGCAGCACGAAAACGAGCAACACTCCAGCCAGGCGCCACTTTTTTCTCCAAACGGTGAAAACATTCATTAGTCTCGCCACATTTCTGCCAGTTTAAGGTGAAGACAATAAAGCACCTGTCAAAGCTTCATCACCCCAACAGATGCCTGTTATTCTTATTAAACCGCAGCATCTTCACAATTTCAGCTTTCCTGCCTCCTGATAAAACCCTGTACTTCCCTGGCCACACCTGACATTATCTGGCCGGTTCTCCGCCCGACCCTTCTGGTCTGACCTACCAGCAACCGCCTGGGATCAGATTTCATCTGCCGGCCAAAACGCATAGCCAGCAGCGCACCGGCCAGGCCGCCAACCAACATACCATTAATAAATCTCCAGCGCATCTTGTCACCTCCCCTGTCTTTTCTTGGCCTCTCAGCTTATTCCCGTTATTCCCGCCTGTTCATAATCAACCAGGCTGCCGTCTTCTGAAACCGAATAAATCCTAACTTCACTGCCATAAAGCTGGTATTCAAGAAAGCAGTTCCAGCAGTAATACCTGTCGATCCCCACCCGTCCCACGGCTTTGCCGCTGCATACCGGACAGTTCATTTTTATTATCCCCCTATTCTCATTGAGTATCCGTTATAATAACCGCATCATCCCCGAATTTAAGAACATTTTCAGCAGGAATTATCCTTCTCCCTGCCACCAGGTCCTTTAACAACCCGTCGGAAACCTCAAAACCGGCAATCATCCCCTGTTCTTCTCCGAGAACGATGTCTTCAATTATGCCAAGGTTTTCGCCTGAAAGCGTCACAACCGCCAGGCCCCGGTAAAATTGCCCTTCCCATTCCTGGCCCGCCTCCATCGTCAGGTCCCCGGGCCGTATTTTCACCATAACCGAATCCCGGCCCACGCTGCTCACACTTTGAAATGGCAGATAAAACGGTTCACGGCGCGGAGAAATGAGAAACAGGCCTTCAAGCCTCCGGTCTTCTCCCGGTTTGAACCCCACTACATACCCCAGCAGTTTTCCGCTCGAAACATCAATAACGGGCTTGTTCCGGAACTCGCGGCCTTTTCTCATCTTTTCCAGTTCCTTTTTCATTTCCACAACTTTACACTAGCTTGACTATAGTATAGACAGGCGGTTAAAAAATAATTCGTTCTCTCAATGTTAAAAAAACACCTCGTCTATGACCCCGCCGCCCACTACCAGGTCGCCCCGGTAATAGACCACGGACTGACCCGGAGTGATGGCCCGCTGCGGCTGCAGGAACCGCACACAGACCCTGCCGTCTTCTTCCGGTGATATAACGGCCCGGGCAGGCTCTGCGCCGTAGCGTATTTTGGCTTCCACATCCAGCTCTTGCTTCAGGCTTTCCAGGGCGATAAAATTATTGTCCCTGGCTCGGAGACCTTCCCTGTAGATTTCTTCTTCACGCCCCACAATCACGTTGTTATTTTCTGGATCAAGAGCCACCACGTAAGCCGGGTAACCCATCGCCAGTCCCAGGCCCTTTCGCTGGCCCACGGTGTAATACGGCAAGCCTTTGTGTTTTCCAATGACTTTTCCCTTGGTATCCAGAAAGTACCCCGGTTTAATCTCCTTTGCGGCGGCCTTATTCTCTAAAAACCTTTTATAGTCGTTATCCGGGATAAAGCATATTTCCTGGCTCTCCGGTTTTTTGGCCACGGCAAGGCCCAGCTGCGCGGCTTTTTCCCTGATACGCTCCTTGCTGTAAGCGCCCAGGGGGAAAATGGTCCAGGCGAGCTGCTCCTGGGTAAGGTTATACAATACGTAGCTCTGGTCCTTGCTCCTGTCATCCCCCCGGTAAAGCAGGTAGCGCCCTGTTCTTTCATCAAAATCGATCCTGGCGTAATGCCCGGTGGCGATACCGGCGGCTTCCAGTTCCCGTGCTTTTTTTATCAAAGCCCCGAACTTGATATGCCGGTTGCAGGCTATGCATGGGTTAGGCGTTCTCCCGCGCAGGTATTCGTCAATAAAATAACCGATAACTTTTTGGGCAAAGAGTTCCTGAAAGTTCACCACATAATGAGGAATGCCCAGCCTTTCCGCCACATTGCGGGCATCCTGGACAGCCTGCGTGGAACAGCAGGCGTTTTCCCTCAGATCCGCCGTGCCGCATTCCCACGTCTTCATGGTAACACCAATCACATCATAACCTTCCTCAAGAAGCAGGGCACAGGCTACGGAACTGTCCACACCGCCGCTCATGGCCACCACAACACGGTCGCCTTTGTTTATTCTTCTTTTTTCAATCATCGCCATCACCTGAAATATACTGCGTCTTCAGCCCTTTTGCTTCCTTTTTATATAAAACGCCCCTGTCCTTTCCCATCAGCGACGGTTTATAATACTTTACTCCCTTCAACTCCCTGGGCAGGTAATCCTGCTCAACATAGTGTTCCGGATAATCGTGAGGATACTTGTATCCTTTTCCATGTCCCATTTTCCCGGCGCCGGGATAACTGGCATCCCTCAAGTGCATGGGAACCGGTCCGTATTTCCCGTTCTTAACATCGGCCATGGCATCATGGACAGCCAGGACCGAATTGCTTTTCGGGGCACAGGCTATGTACAGCGCTGCCTCAGCCAAAAGAAGCTGTCCTTCCGGCAGTCCCACCTGTTCAAAACCCTGGGCGGCGGCATTGGCAACCACCAGGGCCAGAGGATCCGCCAGCCCCACGTCCTCCGCCGCGTGAATCAGAAGCCTGCGGGCGATGGCCCGGGGGTCCTCGCCGGCATGCAGCATGCGGGCAAGATAATGCAGAACGGCATCGGGGTCCGAACCGCGCATGCTTTTGATAAAAGCGGAAAAAACGTCGTAATGCTGGTCACCCGTCCTGTCATAGAGAACGACCCTCTCCTGGATAGACTCCTCGGCACAAGCCAGGTCAATGACTCTCACTCCGTTTTCGTCGGGCTGTGTTGACATAACCGCCAGTTCCAAACCGTTCAAGGCCAGCCGGGCATCACCCCGGGCCGCCTGGGCCAGGTGTTCCAGGGCTTCAGGCGAAACAGCCGTCCGGTAATTACCAAGACCTCTTTCCTTGTCTGCCAGGGCCCTGCGCAAAAGCGCCAATATATCGCCCGTGCTCAGAGGTTCCAGTCTAAAAAGCCGGGAACGCGAAAGCAGGGGTGAATTAACACTGAAATAAGGATTTTCAGTGGTAGCCCCGATCAAAACGATTTTGCCTTCTTCCACCGACGGCAGAAGAGCGTCCTGCTGGGCCCTGTTGAAACGGTGAATTTCATCAATAAACACAATAGTCCCCTGCTGGTAGAATCCCAGCCTCTCTTCCGCATCCCTGACCACCTGGCGCAGTTCGTTCACCCCGGATGTCACCGCATTCAACCTGACAAAATGGGACTTTGTCATCCTGGCGATGACAAAAGCCAAGCTGGTCTTCCCCGTCCCCGGCGGGCCGTAAAAAATCATAGAGCCGAGCTGGTCCGCTTCAATCGCCCTTCTCAAAAGCTTGCCTGGACCGATGAGCGCTTCCTGCCCAACCAATTCGTCCAGGGTCTCCGGGCGCATCCTGGCAGCCAAAGGGGCCCTTCCTTTCAAAGCATCCTTTTGCGCCTGAGCAAAAAGATCCATCGTCACCACCTCTAAAATAATTCTATCCCTGTCGCTCTAATACTGCAACACGGCTGGCCGCCGCTTGGATAACCCCAAAAGCCGGCAAAGAAAAAAACCGCGTTTGAACGCGCGGCTTCTTTATATTAATGCAGATAGGCTACAAAACCTGGTCCAGCGCCTTGCTGAGATTGGCCTTGGGCATAAAACCGACCAGGCGGTTTACCTCTTTCCCGTCTTTGTAAATGATAATTGTCGGTATGCTCATAACACCGTATTCCTGGGCAGTTTTGCCGTTTTCGTCCACATTGAGCTTACACACTTTAACCTTACCCCGGTAATCACTGGCCAGTTCCTCAATGACAGGAGCGATCATCCGGCAGGGCCCGCACCATGCAGCCCAGAAATCCACCAGGACGGGAGTACCGGCTTCAAGAACTTCATCTTTAAAATTACTGTCCTGCACCTGGATAATATTATCAGCCATTTTTTCCGCCTCCTTACTTGATAAAATTGCTCATCACGCTCATCAGGTCGGCCAGAAGCGCCTCCCTTTCTTTAGCATCCCCTTTCAGGCCGTTTGATAAGCATTTTTTGGCGTGGTTTTCAAAAATCATGATCCCCACTTTCGATACAGCAGCTCTTATGGCGGATATCTGGACAAGAATATCCATGCAGCAAGCATCTTCGTCAATCATGCGCTGAATTCCTCTCAACTGTCCTTCTATCCGCCTGAGCCTCCTTTTTATGCTTTCTTCCATCTCATTATACCCCCCGGGGGTATCTTCAATATAATTATACTGGTTATCTCAAGAGTTTGTCAAGCGGTTATTTTGAGCGGTTATTTTGAGCTGTCCGTGTAATGCTGTCCGGGTTTCTGCCGCTAAATCCCAAGCAAATCGCGAATTACGCCGGAAGCAAGCAATAGGCCAGCTGCCGGCGGGACAAACGAAACGCTCCCGGTGAGGCGTTTCCCCTCGCCCGGTGCACAGGACGGTTTAACCGGCTGCTCATCCGAAAAAACCACCTTTACTCCTCCGCTGATCCCTCTCTTTTTTAATTCGCGGCGCATGGCCCTGGCCAAAGGGCAGTTTGAAGTCTCGCCAATATCAGCTATCCTGAAGCGAGCCGGATCCAACCGGTTGCCGGCCCCCATCGCTGATATGACAGGTATGCCCCTGGAGACAGAAGTTTCAATAATAGCCAGCTTGCCGCCCACATCATCGATGGCGTCGACCACATAAGAGATGCCTGGCCGTACATATTCCCGGATATTTCTCTCATCGACCTTTTCCTTGAAAACCGTCACCTTGGCAGCGGGATTGATGTCCTGCACGCGCTCCCGCAAGACTTCAACCTTGGGCCTGCCGACCGTCGAATGGAGCGCTTCCAGCTGCCTGTTGAGATCGGTTATACAAACACTGTCGGGGTCGACCAGGACGAGCCCACCGATCCCGGCGCGGGCCAGGGCCTCCACGGCAAATGACCCCACCCCGCCGACGCCGAATACCGCAACCACGCTGCAGGCCAGCCTGTTCAACCCTTCCTTGCCTATTAACAACTCCATCCTCGACAACTGGTGCATGGCGGCATCTCCGTTTTGGATAATCTATATTCACAAGATATATTATAACTAAAATGACTCCTCAATTTTATTCATCTGACGAATTATATAGTACCCGCTTTAAGCATATCTTCCACATTGTCTTTAAACAGAATGGCTCCATATAATACGTTTTCTTCCATGGAAAGTCCAAACACAATATGCAGTACCTTTATTCCGCTGATCGATTCTATATCACTTAATACCCGCTGTTCCAGGTTGCCACAAATCTTCTTCCTGAGCCTCAACAATTCCTCCGGCCCGTCAGGAAGGTTTTTTAAATTCTCTTCAAGAAACGTCAATGTCCCCGAACAAAGGAAAGTCCCAATATTGCGGTTTATTTTCACCCACATGTCTTCCGGACCTTTGCCAAAAGTTTCAATATGCGTTCTTATAAAATACTTTCTTAATTCCTTTTCCAGGTCATATATCGATTTCCACCACATTTTTTCCTCCTGCAGCCGAGATGATTGATATGCGTTTCTCACCGGATTGTTTTCAGGTTCCTTAAATCTGACAGTTCGCTTGGAGGCAATGGTTTACCCAGCAAAAAGCCCTGGACGTAATCGCACCCCAGATCTTTAAAAAATTCAAGCTGTTCGGTTGTCTCGACACCTTCAGCAATCACTTCAATCTTTAATCTTTTGGCAAGCATTATGACGGATTCGGCTATGGCTACATCCTTGTTGTTCCAGGGGATTCCTCTCACCAGATTGTAATCCAGTTTAAGAGCGTTGATCGGTATTTTGCTTAAATAATTCAAGGAAGAGTATCCTGTGCCAAAATCATCAAGGATCAACCTGACTCCAAGGTTTCTCAATCTTTCCAGCATCACTACGGATTTATCCATATTCATGGCCACAGATTCTGTAATTTCCAATTCCAGATAATACGGCTTAAGGTCCGTCTCTTTTAGTATGCCGTTTAGTGTGTTTATAAAACGGTGGTCGCGCAGTTGAATCCCTGAAATGTTAACCGAAACCCTGCGTACGGGAAATTCTGTTTCAAGCCAGGTCTTTAACTGGCGGCAGGCGGAACGCAGCACCCACTCACCTATAGGCACTATTAGATTGGTTTGCTCGGCAATAGTTATAAACGACTCGGGCAT contains:
- the alaS gene encoding alanine--tRNA ligase, translating into MLSGNEIREKFLAYFESKGHTRVSSSSLVPHNDPTLLFTNAGMNQFKDLFLGLERRPYKRAVTSQKCVRAGGKHNDLETVGRTARHHTFFEMLGNFSFGDYFKKEAIAFAWEFLTATLGLPEDKLYVTIYEDDDEAFQLWRELTPVPAGRIIRMGEKDNFWAMGDTGPCGPCSEILIDRGEKYTCGPNCGIGSCDCDRYLEIWNLVFMQFNRDAEGKLTPLPRPSIDTGMGLERITSVIQNVDSNYETDLLKPVIKAIEDLCGKQYFKDQRGFPFRVIADHIRSCTFLVSDGVLPGNEGRGYVLRRILRRAVRFGKVLGIEKPFMYNLVPVVVGLMEGAYPDIKGNSDYVAKVMCSEEERFHETLNDGLRLAQEIIGSIRGKGGDTLPGEEVFRLYDTFGFPLDLSQDIAEEAGLKVDLAGFNRAMEAQRERARAARQESRAWDLALTVKNLAGDLPATEFTGYETLNVKARVLALIKDGELIKEASDGDEVYLIVDRTPFYAEGGGQVGDRGLAAAAGGSVSINSTQKMPDGKYVHAGIVTGRIGQGETVTMSVDPQLRAATERNHTATHLLHSALRGVLGEHVHQSGSAVEPQRLRFDFSHFGAVTPEELKKVEELVNEKILAAIDVRAEEMSRDKAREAGAIALFGEKYGEVVRVVEVPGFSRELCGGTHVRNTSQVGLFKITGEGAVGAGLRRIEALTGAGVKKRLDEDEELLDRLSSVLKAPRHELEQRVEALLEEIRQKEKALERLETRVAKGQVEEYLNKAVMVMGVPVLACRVEARDMDSLRNMADMFRDKLNSGIVVLGAIIDEKVSFVAAATGDLLPRGVHAGNIIREVAKKTGGGGGGRPDMAQAGGKDPSKLEEALAGVPQIVENQLKK
- a CDS encoding AI-2E family transporter encodes the protein MNVFTVWRKKWRLAGVLLVFVLLAWFFFAVRQVLVPFVIGFLMAYVLDPFVDVLENKGMQRGVSVALIYILVTGAIAVTVLYGFPALLADLNRLVDSLPRYTREFQDVLRGMQDGYNRLPLPDSIRLVIDETLRGMGEMAAGLVEGTARILLGLFSQAFNLVLAPVLSFYFLLEFNRFGRGILKVVPARWRRGLVVVGSEANQVIKRFIRGNILVSIIVAVMTTLGMVLIGMDFPLLIGLVVGLANLIPYFGAVISAVPAVLLALTKSRWMALYVLGVMILIQQIEGNIISPRVLGDSVGLHPLVIIFSLLAAGQLWGFMGMLFAVPLAGVIKVLLKHLYWRLL
- a CDS encoding PRC-barrel domain-containing protein, with translation MKKELEKMRKGREFRNKPVIDVSSGKLLGYVVGFKPGEDRRLEGLFLISPRREPFYLPFQSVSSVGRDSVMVKIRPGDLTMEAGQEWEGQFYRGLAVVTLSGENLGIIEDIVLGEEQGMIAGFEVSDGLLKDLVAGRRIIPAENVLKFGDDAVIITDTQ
- the mnmA gene encoding tRNA 2-thiouridine(34) synthase MnmA, with product MIEKRRINKGDRVVVAMSGGVDSSVACALLLEEGYDVIGVTMKTWECGTADLRENACCSTQAVQDARNVAERLGIPHYVVNFQELFAQKVIGYFIDEYLRGRTPNPCIACNRHIKFGALIKKARELEAAGIATGHYARIDFDERTGRYLLYRGDDRSKDQSYVLYNLTQEQLAWTIFPLGAYSKERIREKAAQLGLAVAKKPESQEICFIPDNDYKRFLENKAAAKEIKPGYFLDTKGKVIGKHKGLPYYTVGQRKGLGLAMGYPAYVVALDPENNNVIVGREEEIYREGLRARDNNFIALESLKQELDVEAKIRYGAEPARAVISPEEDGRVCVRFLQPQRAITPGQSVVYYRGDLVVGGGVIDEVFF
- a CDS encoding replication-associated recombination protein A, with the translated sequence MDLFAQAQKDALKGRAPLAARMRPETLDELVGQEALIGPGKLLRRAIEADQLGSMIFYGPPGTGKTSLAFVIARMTKSHFVRLNAVTSGVNELRQVVRDAEERLGFYQQGTIVFIDEIHRFNRAQQDALLPSVEEGKIVLIGATTENPYFSVNSPLLSRSRLFRLEPLSTGDILALLRRALADKERGLGNYRTAVSPEALEHLAQAARGDARLALNGLELAVMSTQPDENGVRVIDLACAEESIQERVVLYDRTGDQHYDVFSAFIKSMRGSDPDAVLHYLARMLHAGEDPRAIARRLLIHAAEDVGLADPLALVVANAAAQGFEQVGLPEGQLLLAEAALYIACAPKSNSVLAVHDAMADVKNGKYGPVPMHLRDASYPGAGKMGHGKGYKYPHDYPEHYVEQDYLPRELKGVKYYKPSLMGKDRGVLYKKEAKGLKTQYISGDGDD
- the trxA gene encoding thioredoxin; this encodes MADNIIQVQDSNFKDEVLEAGTPVLVDFWAAWCGPCRMIAPVIEELASDYRGKVKVCKLNVDENGKTAQEYGVMSIPTIIIYKDGKEVNRLVGFMPKANLSKALDQVL
- a CDS encoding metal-sensitive transcriptional regulator; the protein is MEESIKRRLRRIEGQLRGIQRMIDEDACCMDILVQISAIRAAVSKVGIMIFENHAKKCLSNGLKGDAKEREALLADLMSVMSNFIK
- a CDS encoding tRNA threonylcarbamoyladenosine dehydratase, yielding MHQLSRMELLIGKEGLNRLACSVVAVFGVGGVGSFAVEALARAGIGGLVLVDPDSVCITDLNRQLEALHSTVGRPKVEVLRERVQDINPAAKVTVFKEKVDERNIREYVRPGISYVVDAIDDVGGKLAIIETSVSRGIPVISAMGAGNRLDPARFRIADIGETSNCPLARAMRRELKKRGISGGVKVVFSDEQPVKPSCAPGEGKRLTGSVSFVPPAAGLLLASGVIRDLLGI
- a CDS encoding Na-translocating system protein MpsC family protein, which translates into the protein MWWKSIYDLEKELRKYFIRTHIETFGKGPEDMWVKINRNIGTFLCSGTLTFLEENLKNLPDGPEELLRLRKKICGNLEQRVLSDIESISGIKVLHIVFGLSMEENVLYGAILFKDNVEDMLKAGTI